In Pseudomonas deceptionensis, a single window of DNA contains:
- the rimK gene encoding 30S ribosomal protein S6--L-glutamate ligase translates to MKIAVLSRNPRLYSTRRLVEAGTERGHEMVVIDTLRAYMNIASHKPQIHYRGKPLEGFDAVIPRIGASVTFYGCAVLRQFEMMGVFPLNESVAIARSRDKLRSLQLLSRRGLGLPVTGFAHSPDDIPDLIEMVNGAPLVIKVLEGTQGIGVVLCETATAAESVIEAFMGLKQNIMVQEYIKEAGGADIRCFVVGDKVIAAMKRQAKPGEFRSNLHRGGSASLIKITPEERMTAIRAAKVMGLSVAGVDILRSNHGPLVLEVNSSPGLEGIETTTGKDVAGIIIQHLEKNSSPHMTRTKGKG, encoded by the coding sequence ATGAAGATCGCTGTGCTGTCGCGTAACCCGCGTCTGTATTCCACTCGTCGTCTGGTTGAAGCCGGTACTGAACGTGGCCATGAAATGGTAGTGATCGATACCCTGCGCGCCTATATGAACATTGCCAGTCATAAGCCGCAGATTCACTACCGCGGAAAGCCGCTCGAAGGTTTCGACGCCGTGATCCCGCGTATTGGAGCCTCGGTCACTTTCTATGGCTGTGCGGTGTTGCGCCAGTTCGAAATGATGGGGGTTTTCCCGCTCAACGAATCGGTGGCAATTGCCCGTTCACGGGACAAACTGCGCTCGCTGCAGCTGTTGTCGCGTCGGGGGCTGGGTTTGCCGGTAACGGGTTTTGCCCACTCGCCGGATGACATCCCCGACCTGATCGAGATGGTCAACGGTGCCCCGCTGGTGATCAAGGTGCTGGAAGGCACGCAAGGTATCGGCGTGGTGCTGTGTGAAACCGCCACCGCCGCCGAGTCGGTGATTGAAGCCTTTATGGGGCTCAAGCAAAACATCATGGTGCAGGAGTACATCAAGGAAGCCGGCGGGGCTGATATTCGCTGCTTCGTGGTCGGGGACAAGGTTATCGCGGCCATGAAGCGTCAGGCCAAACCGGGAGAGTTCCGCTCCAACCTGCATCGGGGCGGCAGCGCCAGCCTGATCAAGATCACCCCCGAAGAACGCATGACCGCTATTCGCGCGGCCAAAGTCATGGGGTTGAGCGTGGCGGGTGTCGATATCCTGCGCTCCAACCACGGCCCGTTGGTGCTGGAAGTCAACTCGTCACCAGGGCTGGAAGGCATTGAAACCACCACAGGCAAGGACGTGGCAGGCATCATCATTCAGCATCTGGAGAAAAACAGCAGCCCGCATATGACGCGCACCAAAGGCAAAGGCTGA
- the gshA gene encoding glutamate--cysteine ligase: MSQLLNRRLALLSERTNLTLLEQCLHGIERECLRVTADARLAQTPHPEELGSALTNDQITTDYSESLLEFITPALPDPAETLASLDKIHRFAYSKLGNEFLWSPSMPCPLPAEEDIPIAYYGTSNIGQLKYVYRKGLALRYGKTMQCIAGIHYNFSLPEALWPVLMQAEGFVGTERDYQSNAYIALIRNFRRYSWLLMYLFGASPALDAGFLRGRSHQLEQLDADTLYLPYATSLRMSDLGYQSNAQAGLTPCYNDLDSYTDSLRKAVATPYAPYVEIGTHKDGEWVQLNTNILQIENEYYSNIRPKRVTYTGERPIQALVSRGVQYVEVRLLDINPFLPVGIDLPEARFLDAFLLYCALQESPQFDSPECGSCTSNFLSVVKEGRRPGLQLQRDGAAVDMKEWAAELLEKIAPLAALLDQSHGGDTHSKALDDQLAKIRDVSLTPSAKVLASMAEHKESFAQFSMRQSQAHAEFFRSEPLSPEDQAAFEEKARKSLLEQAQTEQTEEGDFDLFVASYQASILAISN; encoded by the coding sequence TTGAGCCAACTTCTCAACCGCCGCCTGGCTCTGCTCAGCGAGCGCACTAACCTCACTCTGCTTGAGCAATGCCTGCACGGCATCGAGCGCGAATGCCTGCGCGTCACGGCTGATGCTCGCCTGGCGCAGACTCCGCACCCCGAAGAACTGGGCTCGGCCCTCACCAACGATCAAATCACCACCGACTATTCCGAGTCGCTGCTGGAGTTCATCACCCCGGCCCTGCCCGACCCGGCAGAGACGCTGGCCAGCCTCGACAAGATTCACCGCTTTGCCTACAGCAAGCTCGGCAACGAGTTCCTGTGGAGCCCTTCGATGCCGTGCCCGCTGCCGGCCGAAGAAGACATCCCGATTGCCTACTACGGTACGTCCAACATCGGGCAGCTCAAGTACGTGTATCGCAAGGGCCTGGCCCTGCGTTACGGCAAGACCATGCAGTGCATCGCCGGTATCCACTACAACTTCTCCCTGCCCGAGGCCTTGTGGCCTGTGCTGATGCAGGCTGAAGGCTTTGTCGGTACCGAACGCGACTATCAATCGAACGCCTACATTGCCCTGATTCGCAACTTCCGCCGTTACAGCTGGCTGCTGATGTACCTGTTCGGCGCCTCGCCTGCGCTGGATGCAGGCTTCCTGCGGGGCCGTTCGCACCAGTTGGAGCAACTGGACGCCGACACGCTCTACCTGCCGTACGCCACCAGCCTGCGCATGAGCGACCTGGGTTACCAGAGCAACGCCCAGGCCGGCCTGACACCGTGCTACAACGACCTCGACAGCTACACCGACAGCCTGCGCAAAGCAGTGGCCACACCTTACGCGCCCTATGTTGAAATCGGCACGCACAAGGATGGCGAATGGGTGCAGCTGAACACCAACATTCTGCAAATCGAAAACGAGTACTACTCCAACATCCGCCCCAAGCGCGTGACCTATACCGGCGAACGGCCGATTCAGGCGCTGGTGTCCCGTGGCGTGCAGTACGTTGAAGTACGCTTGCTCGACATCAACCCGTTCCTGCCTGTGGGCATCGACCTGCCGGAGGCCCGTTTCCTGGATGCCTTCCTGCTGTATTGCGCGCTGCAAGAAAGCCCGCAATTCGATAGCCCGGAATGCGGCAGCTGCACGTCGAACTTCCTGAGCGTGGTCAAGGAAGGTCGCCGTCCGGGCCTGCAATTGCAGCGTGATGGCGCAGCAGTCGACATGAAGGAATGGGCGGCAGAACTGCTGGAGAAGATCGCTCCGCTGGCGGCCCTGCTCGACCAGAGCCATGGCGGCGACACCCACAGCAAAGCGCTCGACGACCAGCTTGCCAAAATCAGGGACGTTTCACTGACGCCGTCTGCCAAAGTGTTGGCCAGCATGGCTGAGCACAAGGAAAGCTTCGCCCAGTTCTCGATGCGTCAAAGCCAGGCCCATGCCGAGTTCTTCCGCAGCGAGCCCTTGAGCCCTGAAGACCAGGCTGCATTCGAGGAAAAAGCCCGCAAGTCACTGCTCGAACAAGCCCAGACCGAACAAACGGAAGAAGGCGACTTTGACCTGTTTGTGGCCTCGTATCAGGCGAGTATTTTGGCGATCAGTAACTAA
- a CDS encoding PaaI family thioesterase, with translation MELPDGLTQSAFSELIGCRVQSVEDGVAHVALSLEPQLRNRGGKLHGGALFSLVDISMGLACSSSHGFDQQSATIECKINYIRAVSEGEVLCIAKVIHPGRRTLVVEADVFQNDKLVAKAQGTFAVL, from the coding sequence ATGGAGCTCCCGGACGGCCTGACCCAAAGCGCTTTCAGCGAGTTGATCGGTTGCCGCGTGCAGTCCGTGGAAGACGGCGTGGCGCACGTAGCGCTCAGCCTGGAGCCACAATTGCGCAACCGGGGTGGCAAGCTGCACGGGGGGGCGCTGTTCAGCCTGGTGGATATCAGCATGGGGCTGGCGTGTTCCAGCTCCCATGGGTTCGATCAGCAAAGCGCTACCATCGAGTGCAAGATCAACTACATCCGCGCGGTGTCTGAAGGCGAGGTCCTGTGCATCGCCAAAGTCATCCACCCCGGCCGACGCACACTGGTGGTCGAAGCGGATGTATTCCAGAACGACAAACTGGTCGCAAAAGCACAAGGCACCTTCGCTGTCCTGTAG
- the argA gene encoding amino-acid N-acetyltransferase — translation MHDYVNWLRHASPYINAHRDCTFVVMLPGDGVAHPNFGNIVHDLVLLHSLGVRLVLVHGSRPQIDSRLEARGLVPYYHNGMRVTDASTLECVIDAVGQLRIAIEARLSMDMASSPMQGSRLRVASGNLVTARPIGVLDGVDFHHTGEVRRVDRKGINRLLDERSIVLLSPLGYSPTGEIFNLACEDVATRAAIDLEADKLLLFGAESGLLDAEGRLVRELRPQQVPAHMKRLGSDYQAELLEAAAEACSGGVARSHIVSYAEDGALLTELFTRHGGGTLVAQEQFELIREAAIEDVGGLLDLISPLEEQGILVRRSREVLEREIEQFSVVEREGMIIACAALYQIADSDAGELACLAVNPEYRHGRRGDELLERIENRARAQGLKTLFVLTTRTAHWFRERGFEPSGVERLPAARASLYNYQRNSKIFEKTL, via the coding sequence ATGCACGATTACGTTAACTGGTTGCGTCACGCGTCTCCTTACATCAATGCCCACCGCGATTGCACCTTTGTCGTCATGCTTCCCGGCGACGGTGTGGCGCATCCCAACTTTGGCAATATCGTCCACGACCTGGTGCTGTTGCACAGCCTGGGCGTGCGTCTGGTACTGGTTCACGGCTCGCGTCCGCAAATCGACAGTCGCCTTGAAGCCCGTGGTCTGGTGCCGTACTACCACAACGGCATGCGCGTCACCGACGCCTCCACCCTGGAATGCGTGATCGACGCCGTGGGGCAGTTGCGCATCGCGATTGAGGCGCGCTTGTCGATGGACATGGCGTCTTCGCCGATGCAGGGCTCGCGGCTACGGGTAGCGAGCGGCAACCTGGTAACGGCACGGCCGATCGGCGTACTCGATGGCGTGGACTTCCACCACACCGGCGAAGTGCGCCGCGTCGACCGCAAGGGCATCAACCGTCTGCTCGATGAGCGCTCGATTGTGCTGCTATCGCCCTTGGGCTACTCGCCGACCGGTGAGATTTTCAACCTGGCCTGTGAAGACGTTGCCACCCGCGCAGCGATCGACCTGGAGGCTGACAAGCTGTTGTTGTTCGGCGCCGAGTCCGGCTTGCTCGACGCAGAAGGGCGCTTGGTGCGTGAGCTGCGCCCTCAGCAGGTGCCGGCGCACATGAAGCGCTTGGGCAGCGACTACCAGGCTGAACTGCTTGAAGCTGCCGCCGAGGCCTGCAGTGGCGGCGTAGCTCGCAGCCATATTGTCAGCTACGCCGAAGATGGCGCATTGCTGACGGAACTGTTCACCCGTCACGGTGGCGGTACGCTGGTGGCCCAGGAGCAATTCGAGCTGATCCGTGAGGCGGCGATTGAAGACGTCGGCGGCTTGCTGGACCTGATCAGCCCGCTGGAAGAGCAGGGCATTCTGGTACGTCGCTCGCGCGAAGTGCTGGAGCGCGAGATCGAGCAGTTCAGTGTGGTTGAGCGCGAAGGCATGATCATCGCCTGTGCGGCGCTGTACCAGATTGCTGATTCGGATGCGGGAGAGTTGGCGTGTCTGGCGGTGAACCCGGAGTACCGTCATGGTCGCCGTGGGGATGAGCTGCTGGAGCGCATCGAAAACCGTGCCCGGGCTCAGGGGCTGAAAACCCTGTTCGTACTGACTACGCGCACTGCGCACTGGTTCCGCGAACGCGGTTTCGAGCCTAGCGGCGTTGAGCGCCTGCCGGCAGCGCGAGCATCGCTGTACAACTATCAGCGCAACTCCAAGATCTTCGAAAAAACGCTGTAA
- a CDS encoding DUF3077 domain-containing protein, whose protein sequence is MVDHPPIKTLGTVTFGPCGQDNHDLFRVNPDIPLRQALEQVSTLLYCAKKLALDAALDKDCQRHAWASHYLCDMGKAVIDDVCLREF, encoded by the coding sequence ATGGTTGATCATCCCCCAATCAAAACCCTCGGCACCGTCACCTTCGGCCCATGCGGCCAGGACAACCACGATCTGTTTCGCGTCAACCCCGACATACCCCTGCGCCAGGCGCTGGAACAGGTGTCGACGTTGCTGTATTGCGCAAAAAAACTGGCGCTGGATGCCGCGCTGGACAAGGACTGTCAGCGCCATGCCTGGGCTTCGCATTACTTGTGCGACATGGGCAAGGCGGTGATTGATGATGTGTGTTTGCGGGAGTTTTGA
- a CDS encoding ATP-binding protein: MKTPLWFPQSFFSRTLWLVLIVVLFSKALTLVYLLMNEDVLVDRQYSHGVALTLRAYWAVDEENRNKIIDAVDLVRVVGGGVPEGEQHWPYSEIYQRQMQAELGPDTEVRLRMHTSPALWVRAPSLGDGWLKVPLYPHPLRGQKIWNVLGWFLAIGLLSTASAWIFVSQLNQPLKRLVYAARQLGQGRSVRLPISDTPSEMTEVYSAFNQMAEDVEQAGRERELMLAGVSHDLRTPLTRLRLSLELMGNHTDLTDDMVRDIEDMDAILDQFLAFIRDGRDEPVEEVDLCDLIREVVAPYNQSGEQVRLRLQPIQPFALRRVSMKRLLNNLIGNALHHAGEDVEVAAYVSGDVSAPYVVLSVMDRGAGIDPSELEDIFNPFIRGDRARGGKGTGLGLAIVKRIASMHGGNVELRNRSGGGLEARVRLPLGLMLPRGAV; encoded by the coding sequence ATGAAAACCCCTCTCTGGTTTCCCCAAAGTTTCTTCTCCCGCACACTCTGGCTCGTCCTGATAGTCGTCCTGTTTTCCAAGGCGCTGACGCTGGTCTATCTGCTCATGAACGAGGACGTATTGGTCGACCGCCAATACAGCCACGGTGTGGCACTGACCCTGCGCGCTTACTGGGCGGTGGATGAAGAAAATCGCAATAAAATTATCGATGCTGTCGACCTGGTACGCGTCGTGGGCGGCGGTGTGCCCGAGGGTGAGCAGCACTGGCCTTACAGCGAAATTTATCAGCGTCAGATGCAGGCCGAACTTGGCCCTGACACTGAAGTCCGCTTGCGCATGCATACGTCCCCTGCGCTCTGGGTACGTGCCCCGAGCCTGGGTGATGGCTGGCTGAAAGTGCCACTGTATCCGCATCCGCTTCGCGGGCAGAAAATCTGGAACGTACTGGGCTGGTTCCTGGCCATCGGCTTGTTATCCACCGCGTCGGCGTGGATTTTCGTCAGCCAGCTCAATCAGCCGCTCAAGCGTCTGGTGTATGCGGCGCGCCAGCTAGGGCAGGGGCGTAGTGTGCGCTTGCCGATCAGCGACACGCCCAGCGAGATGACCGAGGTATACAGCGCGTTCAATCAGATGGCTGAAGATGTCGAGCAGGCAGGCCGCGAGCGTGAGCTGATGCTCGCGGGCGTGTCCCATGACCTGCGAACACCGCTGACCCGTTTGCGCCTCTCTCTGGAGCTCATGGGCAACCACACCGACCTTACGGACGATATGGTGCGTGACATTGAAGACATGGACGCAATCCTCGATCAATTCCTGGCCTTTATTCGTGACGGGCGCGATGAGCCGGTCGAAGAAGTTGATCTGTGTGATCTGATCCGCGAAGTGGTGGCGCCCTACAACCAGAGCGGCGAGCAGGTGCGTTTGCGCTTGCAGCCGATCCAGCCGTTTGCGTTGCGTCGGGTATCGATGAAGCGCCTGCTTAACAATCTGATCGGCAATGCCTTGCACCATGCGGGCGAAGACGTTGAGGTTGCGGCTTATGTGTCTGGAGACGTCAGTGCACCGTACGTGGTGCTGAGCGTGATGGACCGGGGAGCAGGGATTGACCCTTCGGAGCTTGAAGATATCTTCAATCCGTTCATACGCGGCGACCGTGCCCGTGGCGGCAAAGGCACGGGATTGGGCCTTGCGATCGTCAAGCGCATTGCCTCCATGCATGGTGGCAATGTCGAGTTGCGTAACCGCAGCGGCGGCGGCCTGGAAGCCCGTGTACGCCTGCCGCTGGGGCTTATGTTGCCGCGCGGAGCGGTGTAG
- a CDS encoding ATP-dependent zinc protease has protein sequence MKTFDHLAVVGLREWVALPDLGVAGLRAKIDTGASTSSLHATEIEPFERDGVEWVRFNAHLGTLVQLRHRRCEAPLVAIKTIKSSNGHTQVRYVIRTGLALGDRVWQVEFTLACRKSMRYRLLLGSKALVHGQLVVNPALKYIQDKPVFPVTTTSATGVA, from the coding sequence TTGAAGACTTTTGATCACTTGGCCGTTGTCGGTCTGCGCGAGTGGGTGGCGCTTCCCGATTTGGGAGTCGCGGGCCTGCGGGCGAAAATCGACACCGGCGCCAGTACTTCCAGCCTGCACGCCACCGAAATCGAGCCGTTTGAGCGCGATGGTGTCGAGTGGGTACGTTTCAATGCCCATCTGGGCACGTTGGTGCAATTGCGTCATCGTCGCTGTGAAGCGCCTTTGGTGGCGATTAAAACCATCAAAAGCTCCAACGGCCACACACAGGTTCGTTACGTGATCCGCACCGGCCTGGCGCTGGGTGACCGGGTCTGGCAGGTCGAGTTCACGCTCGCTTGCCGAAAATCGATGCGTTATCGCCTGTTGCTGGGCTCAAAAGCCCTGGTTCACGGCCAGTTGGTCGTCAATCCGGCACTGAAATACATACAAGACAAGCCGGTTTTTCCGGTCACTACTACCTCTGCCACAGGTGTTGCATGA
- the ompR gene encoding two-component system response regulator OmpR, translating into MSSIAQTAEGEKILIVDDDPGLSSLLERFFVSKGYRARAVPNVEQMDRLLAREVFNLVVLDLMLPGEDGLSACRRLRAAGNRVPIIMLTAKGDELSRIKGLELGADDYLAKPFNPDELMARVRAVLRRQSAPVPGAPGSEDESVTFGDYELSLATRELKRGDEVHMLTTGEFAVLKALVMHAREPLTRDKLMNLARGREWDALERSIDVQISRLRRMIEPDPSKPRYIQTVWGVGYVFVPDGNATK; encoded by the coding sequence ATGAGCAGCATTGCACAAACGGCTGAAGGCGAAAAAATTCTTATCGTTGATGACGACCCGGGGCTGAGCAGCCTGCTGGAACGTTTCTTCGTCAGCAAGGGCTATCGCGCCCGCGCTGTGCCGAACGTCGAGCAAATGGATCGTTTGCTGGCTCGTGAGGTATTCAATCTGGTGGTACTGGATTTGATGCTGCCCGGCGAAGACGGCTTGTCCGCCTGCCGCCGTCTGCGTGCAGCGGGCAATCGGGTGCCAATCATCATGCTGACCGCGAAGGGCGATGAGCTGAGCCGTATCAAGGGCCTGGAGCTGGGCGCTGACGATTACCTGGCCAAACCGTTCAACCCGGATGAACTGATGGCACGGGTGCGCGCTGTACTGCGCCGCCAGTCGGCTCCGGTACCGGGTGCGCCGGGCAGCGAAGACGAAAGCGTGACGTTCGGTGATTACGAACTGAGCCTGGCGACTCGTGAACTCAAGCGTGGTGACGAAGTTCACATGCTCACCACAGGTGAGTTTGCGGTGCTTAAAGCCCTGGTGATGCATGCGCGAGAGCCGTTGACCCGCGACAAGCTGATGAACCTGGCCCGTGGTCGCGAGTGGGATGCACTGGAGCGTTCCATCGACGTCCAGATCTCGCGTTTGCGCCGCATGATTGAGCCTGACCCGTCCAAACCGCGTTATATCCAGACCGTCTGGGGCGTAGGTTATGTGTTTGTGCCAGATGGTAATGCCACCAAGTAA
- a CDS encoding Tex family protein produces the protein MDSINSRIAEELGVRPQQVEAAVALLDEGSTVPFISRYRKEVTGSLDDTQLRHLEERLRYLRELDERRLSILASIEEQGKLTPELARDIKLAETKTRLEDLYLPYKQKRRTKGQIALEAGLGELADGLFNDPTLNPETEAARFVDAEKGVADVKAALDGAKYILMERFAEDASLLDKLRSFLKQEAILSARVIPGKEEEGSKFRDYFEHDEPLKSMPSHRALAIFRGRNEGILSSSLKVGEELPGTMHPGEMMIAERFGLQNQNRPADKWLSEVVRWTWKVKLYTHLETDLLGELRDGAETEAINVFAHNLHDLLLAAPAGPRATLGLDPGLRTGCKLAVVDATGKMLEYATVYPHVPHNKWDQTIAVMAALCAKHSVELIAIGNGTASRESDKLVADLIKKYPALKVTKVMVSEAGASVYSASELAAKEFPDLDVSIRGAVSIARRLQDPLAELVKIDPKSIGVGQYQHDVSQLKLARGLDAVVEDCVNAVGVDVNTASVALLARISGLNATLAQNIVSHRDENGAFKTRAALKKVSRLGEKTFEQAAGFLRVMNGDNPLDSSAVHPEAYPLVKRIAADTDRDIRSLIGDASFLKRLDPKKFTDETFGLPTVTDILQELEKPGRDPRPEFKTAEFQEGVEDLKDLQLGMILEGVVTNVTNFGAFVDIGVHQDGLVHISALSEKFIKDPREAVKAGDVVKVKVMEIDIPRKRVGLSMRMSDTPGEKIDGARGARPGSAPRQQSTAPRKESVAAAPSNHAMASLFANAKQLKKR, from the coding sequence ATGGACAGCATCAACAGCCGCATCGCCGAAGAACTTGGCGTGCGCCCGCAGCAGGTCGAAGCGGCCGTCGCTCTTCTGGATGAAGGCTCCACCGTACCCTTCATCTCTCGCTACCGTAAGGAAGTGACCGGCAGCCTGGATGACACCCAGTTACGTCATCTGGAAGAACGCCTGCGCTATCTGCGTGAACTCGACGAACGGCGCCTGAGCATCCTCGCCAGCATCGAAGAGCAAGGCAAGCTGACCCCGGAGCTGGCTCGCGACATCAAACTCGCCGAGACCAAAACCCGCCTCGAAGACTTGTACCTGCCGTACAAGCAAAAGCGCCGCACCAAGGGTCAGATCGCCTTGGAAGCCGGCCTCGGCGAACTGGCTGATGGCCTGTTCAACGACCCGACACTCAATCCTGAAACCGAAGCTGCCCGCTTTGTCGACGCCGAAAAAGGCGTGGCCGACGTCAAGGCTGCCCTCGATGGCGCCAAGTACATCCTCATGGAGCGCTTCGCCGAAGACGCCAGCCTGCTGGATAAACTGCGCAGCTTCCTCAAGCAGGAAGCCATCCTCAGCGCCCGCGTAATTCCTGGCAAAGAAGAGGAAGGCTCGAAGTTTCGCGACTACTTCGAGCACGATGAGCCGCTCAAAAGCATGCCGTCACACCGTGCGCTGGCGATTTTCCGTGGCCGCAACGAAGGCATTCTCAGCTCTTCGCTCAAGGTCGGTGAAGAACTGCCCGGCACCATGCACCCTGGCGAGATGATGATTGCCGAGCGTTTCGGCCTGCAAAACCAGAACCGCCCGGCTGACAAGTGGCTGAGCGAAGTGGTGCGCTGGACCTGGAAGGTCAAGCTCTATACCCACCTCGAAACCGACTTGCTGGGTGAGCTGCGCGACGGCGCCGAAACCGAAGCGATCAACGTATTCGCCCACAACCTGCACGACCTGCTGCTGGCTGCACCGGCCGGCCCGCGGGCCACACTGGGGCTGGACCCGGGCCTGCGCACCGGCTGCAAACTGGCCGTGGTTGATGCCACCGGCAAAATGCTGGAATACGCCACCGTTTACCCGCACGTGCCGCACAACAAGTGGGATCAGACCATCGCCGTCATGGCCGCCCTGTGCGCCAAGCACTCGGTCGAGCTGATTGCCATCGGAAACGGTACCGCCAGCCGCGAAAGCGACAAGCTGGTCGCTGACCTGATCAAGAAATACCCGGCGCTGAAAGTCACCAAGGTGATGGTGTCCGAAGCCGGTGCTTCGGTGTATTCGGCCTCGGAACTGGCCGCCAAGGAATTCCCGGATCTGGATGTATCGATCCGTGGCGCAGTATCGATCGCCCGCCGCCTGCAAGACCCGTTGGCCGAGCTGGTGAAAATCGACCCTAAATCCATCGGTGTCGGCCAGTACCAGCACGATGTGTCCCAGCTCAAGCTGGCACGCGGCCTGGACGCAGTGGTGGAAGACTGCGTAAACGCCGTGGGCGTGGACGTAAACACCGCGTCCGTGGCGCTGCTGGCCCGCATCTCGGGCCTCAATGCCACGCTAGCGCAAAACATCGTGAGCCATCGCGATGAAAACGGCGCTTTCAAAACCCGTGCCGCACTGAAAAAAGTCAGCCGCCTGGGCGAAAAAACCTTTGAGCAGGCCGCCGGCTTTTTGCGCGTCATGAATGGCGACAACCCGCTGGACAGCTCGGCGGTTCACCCCGAAGCCTACCCGCTGGTCAAGCGTATTGCGGCCGACACCGACCGCGACATTCGTTCGCTGATCGGTGACGCGAGCTTCCTCAAGCGCCTTGATCCAAAGAAATTCACCGACGAAACCTTCGGCCTGCCGACCGTCACCGACATTCTGCAAGAGCTGGAAAAACCTGGCCGCGACCCGCGTCCCGAGTTCAAGACCGCCGAGTTCCAGGAAGGCGTTGAAGACCTCAAGGACTTGCAGCTGGGCATGATTCTGGAAGGTGTTGTCACTAACGTGACCAACTTCGGTGCCTTCGTCGATATCGGCGTGCATCAGGACGGTCTGGTGCATATCTCGGCATTGTCCGAGAAGTTCATCAAGGACCCGCGTGAAGCGGTGAAAGCCGGTGACGTCGTCAAGGTCAAGGTCATGGAAATCGACATTCCGCGCAAACGCGTAGGCCTGTCGATGCGCATGAGCGATACCCCCGGCGAGAAAATCGACGGCGCTCGCGGTGCCCGCCCGGGTTCCGCTCCGCGCCAGCAAAGCACTGCACCACGCAAGGAAAGCGTAGCCGCAGCACCGAGCAATCATGCGATGGCCTCGCTGTTTGCCAACGCCAAACAGCTGAAGAAACGCTGA
- the argE gene encoding acetylornithine deacetylase — translation MPLPSMKEQFAALIATPSVSCTQPSLDQTNRGVIDLLATWLAELGFSCDIQQVSPGKFNLLASFGSGPGGLVLAGHSDTVPYDEALWQTDPLKLTEVDNRWVGLGSCDMKGFFALVIEAVRPLLDQPFKQPLLILATCDEETSMAGARALVEAGRPLGRAAVIGEPTGLKPIRMHKGVMMERIDILGRSGHSSDPSLGHSALEAMHDAISELKGLRQQWLNEYRNPQFSVPQPTLNFGCIHGGDNPNRICGQCSLEFDLRPLPGMDPNELRSIIRGKLQPLAERHQVKIDFAPIAAGVPPFEQDADAELVRVAERLTGHRAQAVAFGTEAPYLQQLGCETLVLGPGDIACAHQPGEYLEMSRLQPTVRLLTQLIEHYCLK, via the coding sequence ATGCCTTTACCTTCCATGAAAGAGCAATTCGCGGCTTTGATCGCCACACCGTCGGTCAGTTGCACCCAGCCTTCCCTGGATCAAACCAACCGCGGCGTGATCGATTTGCTGGCTACCTGGCTTGCCGAGCTGGGTTTCAGCTGTGATATCCAGCAAGTCAGCCCCGGCAAATTCAACTTGCTCGCCAGCTTCGGCAGCGGCCCCGGAGGGCTGGTGCTGGCGGGGCACAGCGACACGGTGCCCTACGACGAGGCGCTATGGCAGACCGACCCGCTCAAGCTCACCGAGGTCGATAACCGCTGGGTTGGCCTGGGCAGCTGCGACATGAAGGGTTTTTTCGCGCTGGTCATCGAAGCGGTCCGGCCACTGCTCGATCAACCGTTCAAGCAGCCGCTGCTGATTTTGGCCACGTGCGACGAAGAAACCTCAATGGCAGGTGCTCGCGCGCTGGTTGAAGCCGGGCGGCCGCTGGGCCGCGCCGCAGTGATTGGCGAACCCACCGGGCTCAAGCCGATCCGCATGCACAAAGGCGTGATGATGGAGCGCATCGATATTCTGGGGCGCAGCGGCCATTCATCCGACCCAAGCCTGGGCCACAGCGCGTTGGAGGCCATGCATGACGCCATCAGCGAGCTTAAAGGCCTGCGCCAGCAGTGGCTCAACGAATACCGCAACCCGCAGTTCAGTGTGCCGCAGCCGACCCTGAACTTTGGCTGTATTCATGGCGGCGACAACCCGAACCGGATTTGCGGGCAGTGTTCGCTGGAATTTGACCTGCGACCGTTGCCGGGCATGGACCCCAACGAACTGCGGTCCATCATTCGCGGCAAGCTGCAACCGTTGGCCGAGCGTCATCAGGTGAAAATTGATTTCGCCCCCATTGCTGCCGGAGTGCCGCCATTCGAACAGGACGCCGATGCAGAGCTGGTACGGGTTGCCGAGCGACTCACCGGGCATCGCGCTCAAGCAGTAGCGTTTGGCACCGAAGCGCCTTATCTTCAGCAACTTGGCTGCGAAACGCTGGTGCTGGGCCCGGGAGACATCGCCTGTGCGCATCAGCCGGGGGAATACCTGGAAATGTCACGTTTGCAGCCGACAGTGCGTCTACTGACTCAATTGATCGAACACTATTGCCTGAAATAG